The Raphanus sativus cultivar WK10039 chromosome 6, ASM80110v3, whole genome shotgun sequence sequence TGTGCTTTCTCTGTTTTGCAATACCTCTTACTACTAGTGTTAATGaacaaaagttaaaaagtaaaaaggtACCTATAAAATAAGGTTTGCTTTCTAGCCAAGAGTTTTGAGTTTTCTGTGTTGGAAGAGGATACTAATATGATGATCAGATCTGTTTGTTGATGCGAAGAAAGCTACTTGATTCATTGGAACCAGATGGAGATAACAATCAATATCTATTTTACAGGTACGAGATCCAATGCCAGCTGTGTATTTCTTCCTCATTGATGTATCAATGAATGCGATTCAAACAGGTGCAACTGCAGCTGCTTGCAGTGCAATCCAGCAAGTCCTCTCAGACCTTCCTGTAAGTTTTCTCGTTCTATCCAATTATATACACATGTACCGGACATTGTACACCTGACTACTGTTGGGTGGTACTCAATTAAGTGTCCCTGTTGGAGAATGTTTTAGGGATCCTTATTTAGTATTGTATTAACTCTCTATTTAATGATCTCTTCCTAAAGTAATTCTGTTATATCCGAAATCGTAGACCATTTTATTTCACTATAAACAAAGTACTGATAGGAGGATCATAGAGAAAATAACACCCAAAAATATTGGAAAACATCCCATATCCAAACTATGTCCCATAATACCTGACTTGTTGATGtggatagttttttttttggttgctgATGTGGCATATACTTGATGAGCTCATGTACCACGTGAAAAATGAGCTGGGAAATTGGGCTAGGCTATGGTCACTAGAGTAATGCTTTTTAGTAGACATTCTTTGAAAACGTTGTTGTTCGTTTTTAACAAAGTCGTGTAATCATTTTGCAGGAAGGGCCTAGGACATTTGTTGGAATTGCCACATTTGACTCAACAATACACTTTTATAATTTGAAGCGTGCACTGCAACAGGTGATTTGTTACattagttatttttgtttcttttgctaTACTATTTTAAGGGGAATTGTAGTTTGTCTTTATCTGCCTTCTGCCTTCAGTATCATAGATTTTAAAGGTGTTATCGTGCTGCAAATAGCTTTTCTGTATCACTTGGCTGAATAAAATTTAGACTGTTTAAATTTCTTCACTTGAAAGCCACTCGTCAATGCAATAAGCATGATGACGAACAACctatattgttttaaatatggGAAAAGTTCATTTTATATCTTCTTCTGTTGCTATAATTGTAAGAATCTGTACGCTCTCTATTTCTTGTTAgagtttttttatattgttaattCCGTTGTGATTTTGATTGCTCTTCTTATGTTCTGTGCAGCCGTTGATGCTCATTGTTCCTGATGTTCAAGATGTTTATACGCCTTTAGAAACAGATGTCATTGTTCAGTTATCTGAGGTAAGCTCTTGACGACTTGCTTCGTTTTTTACGGACATTGGTTATCCTTGCGTCTTCTTACTCTCTCTGTTAACTTTATTCTGTTGGAATTCAGTGTCGTCAACACCTAGAGATTTTGCTGGAAAGTATCCCAACAATGTTTAAGGAAAGTAAGAGTCCTGAATCTGCTTTTGGTGCAGCAGTTAAGGTATGTTATTTCCAAACGTAAATGCTCAGATAGAAGTTGGATGCAGTTAGGTGATAGGCATAGTTTTACGAGTTGGCTGATTGGTAAGCGTAAACAAAATATCTGAGTCAATAATTGTGGGAAAATGATTGAATTGCACAATGGGCTGGGGATGTAACAAAGTGCATATTAGGTGTATTTTTCTTCTTATGCCATTGGCTCATGTATCTACAACTTTCTTTTCCTCCTAGGCTGCATTCTTAGCGATGAAGAGCACTGGAGGAAAGCTCATGGTGTTTCAATCAGGTATGCTTTTGGATCAGTGCTTTTGATTCCAGTCACTTGTAATCAAACTCTGTATCAACCTATTGTATGTTTCTCTTTTAGTACCGGTTCATTCTTCTTCGTTTAGTACCTGTGTAACTTAACTGATTAGATAATCATCTCCTCCACAGTTTTGCCCTCTGTTGGCATTGGAGCACTTTCTTCTAGAGAAGCCGATGGGAGGGCTAATGCCTCTGCGGATGAAAAGGTACACATgcattttttttggtttcttataGTGCGCTCTGAAGTaaatgtttagttttaattcaTTTCTTAGGGTATTCCCGGCTTGTTTTgtcttaaaaaattaatatcatcTGGTCCTGACATTGCTGTCACTATTGAAAGTAATTCTTCTTTAATATGATATCAGGAGGCCCATAAATTACTACAACCGGCAGACAAAACCTTAAGGACCATGGCTATTGAATTTGCTGAATACCAGGTACCAATAGATACGATGTGGGGAATTAACCAATTGTGTTTTGATCTCCATATCAGTTATTTACTATGTAGCAGTCTCTTAGTTGATGCAATATATTTTGCTTTCTAACGCATCCGTACATGCCACAGGTCTGTGTAGACTTATTTATCACAAGTCAGGCCTATGTTGACATGGCTTCAATTTCCGAAATTCCAAGAACTACCGGAGGACAGGTagattcaaatatttatttatcctTCCTTTTGTTGCATCCATTTGCATAAATGGTGCTGTTTTTAAGCTCCTCGGCATATGGCATCACCCTCGTTAAGCTCCTTGTGCAATGGATTTTAAGctccttgttttgtttttttcttgtatttaaCTTCCAATTGTACTTGGTTTCCAGGTTTATTGCTATTACCCTTTCTCAGCTCTTTCAGATCCACCCAAGCTCTACAACGATCTTAGATGGAATATCACTAGGCCTCAGGGTTTTGAGGCTGTTATGCGAGTTAGATGCAGTCAGGTAACACTTTTTTTCTTGGTAGATAGGTCTCTCCATATATCACTTTGCAAAATTCAACGTTAGGTTATATTGATGAATACAACAACTCCTGCCGATTATTGTAGGGTATTCAAGTGCAAGAATACTCAGGGAACTTCTGTAAACGCATACCAACTGACATTGATCTACCTGCGGTGGGTGCATCCtcctttaatttgttttattaggTGTCTTCCGTGTCAAGAGGGAGACAAGCGCAAGTTTtgtataattttgtttcatttttaacGAACCTTGAGCCCTATGCAGATTGACTGTGACAAAGCTGTAATGGTGACATTAAAGCATGATGACAAACTGCAAGATGGAGCTGAATGTGGTTTTCAGGTTTACTTTGTCCTCATGTTAATTGGCCATGCAAAAATAATTTTCGTGCCGAATGTTGGTTCACCAGTTTTACTTCATGTTTAcgtttttgtttatgattttttttttggtggtttTCAGTGTGCTCTTCTGTATACGACCATAACTGGAGAAAGAAGAATTAGGGTTATTAACTTATCACTCCCTTGTACAAGCATGCTCAGCAACTTGTTCCGCTCAGCTGACCTAGATTCCCAATTTGCTTGTATGCTGAAACAAGGTAGgtgtctttgttttgtttttgttttttttttcatgcttCTGAATATAATTTGGTGTGATATATAATCTATTGGTGTTTCCTGTTTTACGTAGCGGCTAATGAGATCCCTACCAAGGCACCTTCGTTGGTAAAGGAACAAGCGATAAGTAGTTGCATCAGCACACTCTCTTCTTACCGTAAATTCTGTGCTACCGTTACATCAGCTGGACAGCTTATTCTTCCCGAAGCACTCAAGCTGCTGCCACTATATACTCTCGGTATGTCCTTGTCACTTAATAGTCCACTTTAGTTTGGTTTGCTCCTTGCACAAGACCTTTTCTATGCACTAATTACAAGATGTTTGCTTTGCATAAATGGCGTTTAGAGGTGTTGGCCCGTTTTGCTACTTTCCATGAGCGCTCGCATGACATgctttgataaattaattttgatacTTAAATCATTAAAAGATGTAAAATGCAACATAAGGCGTCGTAGAGCAGAACTGATGATGTAATTTATTTCTTTCAGCCTTGACCAAAGGTGTTGGATTACGGCCGGATGGGAGAATTGATGATCGATCATTTTGGATAAACCATGTGTCGTCATTAGCTACTCCTTTGGCAATTCCGCTAATTTGTCCAAGGATGATTGCTGTTCATGACCTTGATACAAAGGTATTGTGGAggagctatatatatatatatttttgatgctCACGTGTTTGTTAATACTCTTTCCCGAtgattttttctctttaaatctATCAGGATGATGAAGAAACTGTAGTTCCTCCTTCGATCCCATTGACAAGTGAACAGCTTCGCGACGATGGAGTCTATTTTCTCGAGAACGGTGACGATGCTTTGATATATGTTGGGGAGTCAGTAAACTCAGATATCCTGATGAAGCTCTTTAATGTTCCTTCAGCTGTTGACATTCCAAGTCAGGTATGAcgattcatcatcatcttgatAGGATTCATCAGTTcatctttatttattattgataGAGGACCCTCTTTTCTGAGGATGGCGAAACCTGACTAACATGATGTTTTCCTTCACAGTATGTGCTGGAGAAGTTTGATAATCAGCTCTCAAAGAAGTTCAACGATGTGGTGAATGAGATAAGGAGGCAAAGAAGTTCTTACCTACGGtatcaaacatatatatatatcttctttaTTTAGTGGTTTCCGTTGTAACCTTTTAAAATTCCattcatgtttttttctctttgcaGCATTAAACTGTGCAAGAGGGGAGATCCAACAGGTGAGTTGGCTTTCAAAGTTTACTCTTATGCATATCTAACTTTATGAAGACTGATCAGTTTTTGAACTCTGTTTTATCTCCTCAGGAATGTTGTTCTTGTCGTATATGGTGGAGGACAGGACAGCAGGTGGGCCCTCGTACATGGATTTTCTGGTTCAGGTTCACCGTCAAATCCAAGGCAAATTGAATTGACTAGTCTCTCATGTCTCCTCCGTTTCATGTCTTCAAAAGCTTTAGACTAGCagcagagaaaagaaaaaaaaggaaagacaaTCTTGTTCCTTTGTATATACTTTTGGCTGGAaacttcatttttattcttcaaGTTCCTTTGTGCTTGAGAAGTTATATATTCAATGGAAGATGGAAGAAGGGggcgagagagagatggaggagagcatgttttttttgtgcctttatttataaaaaacagTCTTTTTGGTACTTAGAGAAaggttattttaatttttgataaaaaggttattttaattaatatttttcgaCAGTATTTTCCGGATGTATCCCTATTTTTTGCCTGCTATTTTTTCTGTTGCATTGCATCAACTTGAAAGAACAAAACATTTTGCACTCTATAGTCGACCGAAATAATAGACACTTCTCGGTTTGTTTAATTACTGGTTGCAACCAGATGGGGATCAGCAAAAAATCTGGATAAAAATTTGGACACATTCAGTATCAGTTTTCTTACAAGGTTTAACCAGCTGGTACATACATTATGGTATGTGTTCGTGTGACAATAACTCTCCTTTGGTTTGAATTAGAACAATCTTTTgatgtaaaaaagaaaagaaaaaacaaacttcCTATTAATCcaacataaataaaaactgGTCCATGAAGAAAGCTCATAAAATTTATGTCATTTAACTTATTTACAAGAAGAAGTTCTATCAATTCTTTTATAAATAGAGATGTTTCTTAATTGAGAAGAGAAACAACTCATACACACAAGACACCATCAACCATATGCCTTGTCACTACTAGCCATAATCTCATCAACAACAAGAATCTCCGAGTCCACTTCTTATTTTGGCTATTAATCTTAAATTGCATATTTGTTTTCTGCAaaactcttattttatttattctcatCTTAAATTGTATATGATGTTGGTAATTTTCCCTTTCAACAGTAAGATAGtggaaaatatattattttaaacgaCGAAAACATATTTGAAAGAATATTGTTGAGTTTGAGTGTGGAATTTTAACACAAAAATGTTATGTGAATGTAATGTAGACGAGTGCATAATGTTTTTGGAAGAttattaaaatacttaaaagttaaaattgtcatattttttgaaGACAAAAAGGATTAAAGggagtttattaaaaatacagaCTAACCTCTGCGTAGAGATACAGTCTACATATAGATTTTCTATCGAAAACAATAGTTTATATTCGTGTAATTAGTGAGAACCAaaatttaccatatttttttataactcgGAAGTATCCGGTGAGCCGAATCTAACCGACTAATCTTCTGGGAATCTGTCCACCGATGTCAGATAGATCCGGTTGTTCGCAATGGAAATTAGATATCTATATCGTATGGTCACATAAACGGATAAATCTGAGGTAATTAGGTTTCGAATCCGGGGTGCTTTGCTTAGAAACATTCTAATGGCACAAATTATTCCATTTAGGTCAATCAACCATGAACATGAACAAGCTTCTAAGAAGAGATTTTTTCTGGAGCaactttaaccaaaaaaaaatctatttttatttagaaactTTTTTAATCGTAGAGAAGATTGCAGTGTCCTTTGTAATGCCAAAAAACATTTCAATTGTCAAAATGTGTGGAATAAGATCATTCTGAAATTCATCATTGATTTTTCTTGTAGATGTATTTTTCAGATCACATTTTCCAACGGATTAGGTtgtttctcaaaagaaaaaattggcTTTTTTGATGTAATGTATAAATATCgaatttaatttaattgtttttaataaacaaatattgaataaaaaaaCTCTTACACGAAAAAACAGAAAACCCAGAAGTCAATGACGACATCTAGGAGTGAGTAGTGacagatcaaaaaaaaaaaacacagatctCTCATTCCACTTTGCACAAAACCCTAAGACAAGACGAGAGATCCCTCCCACCCAACCCAACTATGTCGGAGGACAAGAACTCGAAGCACAACAGACACCACCGCTCCACCCTCTTCGATTCCATGTACCCACTCGTCGCGCTAACCCTCGCACTCGTCGCCTGCGTCGAGCTCTGCGACGCCGCCACCGTAGTAGACGTCTACCGCCTCATCCAGTACGACATCTCCGGCGCTCCTTTCGGCTCTCGTTTCTCCTCCCTCAACCACCACGCCGCCTCCCTCAGCTTCCACCCCGGCGCCGATCTATCCCGCTCCGTCCTCATCCTCCCGCTCCGTGACCTCGATCTCGCCTTCCTCCAAGGTTGTGCCTTCGATTTTGAGTTTTgaactgttttatttttttgtttccttacgGTGTGAAGATTGATTGGCAGATTACATCTCGCAGAAGCAGTCTCTTGGAGGATTGTTGATTTTGCTTCCCCAGATGTTTAGACCTGGTGGAAATGTGATCTCTGAAACCCTAGGGCTTAGGAGGTTACTAGGACAGCTTGAGAAGTTGCTTATTCATAGCAACATCCCTGTGAGTGTGTTTTGTCTCATTATTGTATTCATAGcaactcttttttattttctattggtAATTTATGGTTTGTTTATTCTTGCAGTTTCCTGTGTACTTCGCCTTTGAGAATGAAGAGACTGATGCTATGTTGGCTGATGTCAAGAAAAATGATGCTCTTGGTCAGCAAGCTACTGCTACCACTGGCGGGTTAGTCAAATATCATGAGATGCTGTTGTGATATAAACAATTTTGTTATAAGCTAAGTAGAATAATATTGATGATATGTGACGTCAAGATTGGGGAAGCTATGTATTAAACTCATAGTCTTGACTATATATGGTAGCTGCTGGAAGTTATATTGAATGGTTTATCTATATTTGTATATGCTCATTCTTTCTACAATATTGTTCATTTCTAAGGattgcttttttatttttaatttttatgaacGAATCCAAGGGATGCTTTTTTGATGAACTTTTACTTTAGTGTGTGTACGTTAACCATTTCTTTCCGTTACTATTGTCAGATATAAACTAGTTATCTCCGTATCAGAGCCTAGGAAAATTGCATCTCCCACCATCACAAACATTCAGGTAACTCAtggaattttatttaattctgATAAATGTCGTTACTAGCTTTGATATCTATGATAAGTAGCATAGTCTTCTCTGTCGAATCTTAAATTATTAGCTAATTCAATTTTTGGGAACCTTGGATAAGTATGGTTACTTAGCATGACAGTCTTGTAGACACCACAATTGTTAAAGTCTGGTTTGTAGTAGCTTGCATTTGTGCATCCTACAGTCCAGTTTCCCTGCAAGGAAGTAATTTTCTAAGTATAGGACCAGTTAAGCTCTTCCATTATCTCAGCAACTAGGGATTTGGTGTACACTTTCCTAATGTTTAGTGTTATTGAATCTAGGTTGAACATTATTAATGtatcctatttttattttcctgcTCCTTGTTAGTTACTGATGTGGATATGTGGTCTCGCTGACTCTCGCTATTGTACTGGTTAAACTTTCGATGGTTGACATACAGAAGGCCTGAGAGGATTTGGTTTGTGTGTAGGGATGGCTTCCAGGATCAAGAGCAGAAGGAGATTCCAACCAACTTCCAACAATTGCTGTTGTAGCATCCTATGATACCTTCGGAGCAGCTCCTGTATGTAATGAGTAGTAGATATCTTTAATACTCTGGTAGTATGTACCTGACTAACTTGTATTTGTAGGCACTATCAGTTGGAAGTGATAGCAATGGGAGTGGGGTGGTGGCGCTTCTTGAAGTAGCTAGACTGTTTTCCACTCTTTACTCAAATCCCAAGACAAGAGGAAGATACAATTTACTTTTTGCACTGACATCTGGTGGACCCTACAACTACGAAGGAACTCAGAAGGTACAAGACCTTACTTCCTGATTACTACTAAAACCATATCCTTTGtgcattttttgtttgtttgttacaTTTGCAAACGTGTTGGTATTCGTCATTAAGTATCGTATCTTTTGCAGTGGCTGAAAAGCCTTGATCAGAGGATGCGTGAGAGCATTGATTATGCCATTTGCTTGAACAGTGTTGGTTCTTGGGACAATGAATTACTGGTTCACGTGTCAAAGCCTCCGGAGAACGCCTATATAAAACAAATCTTTGAGGTAAAAAAAAGATAGTGTATGCATCGTTCAGTGAGTAGCTATCATGGTTCATTGGTTAACGAATGCATCTCTACAGGGCTTCTCTAATGTGGCAGAAGACTTGGGTTTTCAAGTTTCCCTGAAGCACAAGAAGATTAATATCTCTAATTCACGAGTGAGTCGATACTTTAACTTTTTGAATGATACAAACTAGACTTGATATGCAATGGAGCTGactattaaaacttaaaagtatttCTTAGTTCACATGCTCGTCTTCATCTTGATTCCGGTAATAATAGATATCCAACTGACTGTTAGAACTGTTCTGAAATTTGGATAGTCATTATGTTTTGcttcattaaactcgtcttaTCCAGTAATTAAGATTTTTCAATACTTACTTCAGTGATCTTCTCATGTTGGGGTTACTTGAGATATTCACACTGTACTCTCTCTCCGGCAATTATATTTTCACTGATCAATACATAGACACACTCTGATAGTGTGTACGCTGCTGATTGTTTAGGTTGCTTGGGAGCATGAACAATTTTCAAGACTCAGAGTAACAGCAGCCACTGTATCCGGACTTTCGGCTCCACCCGAGTTACTGGAAAGTGCTGGAAGTTTGTCTGATACGAGGTAGGCTTTACAAAACTAATCATTTGTTTTGTTGAGTCTGATGAACTATTTCAACGTATTCTTTCCTGTTTCAGTAATTGTCGTTATCCTTCAGACTAACGTCGatgctttttttttctgcagGCAACATGTGAATGAGGATGCTATCATTAAGGGTGTCAAGTTAGTGGCTGAAAGCCTTGCGGTGAGACAACTCAGCTCAAGTATACTTGTCGTTGATTTCATTAGAGAGAAACCGTGTTCAAATTCTTAAAAAACGTTACATTTGGTGATATAGGCTGACTTGAAATGTTTTCTTGGTTTCCGCAGAGGCATATCTATGGTCACCAAGGAAAAGACATACAGATTTTTGCAGATAATAGTAGTTTGGCTGTAAATCCGTTTTATGTGAGATCGTGGTTGGACAGTTTGTCACAAACTCCTCGGGTGGCACCATTTCTCTCAAAGAATGAACCACTAATAATGGCTCTGAAGAAGGTATGTGTTATCTACTTTTATGTCCACATGAGGTTATGACAATGTGGTGTTAAGTAGGTGATATACCTCTTGACAGGAACTAGAGGATTATACCGCTGAAGTGAGTATCCAACAAGAATCTTTAGATGGAATTTTCACCTTTTACGACTCAACAAAGGCTAGCCTTAACATATACCAGGTAGGACTCTCTCATCATAACATTATTCTAACTCAATTTTTTTCTCGAGCTAATTGTTTGTTCGGTTGTAGGTGGCGAGTGTAACATTCGACTTGCTCTTGCTTCTGGTGTTAGGATCATACTTGATAATGCTTTTCAGTTTCCTCGTCATCACAACTCGGGTAATTATAGAAACCGATTTTGATCTACTAATACATATATAGAGGTAGGTAGTGTTTAATGGAGAGTCGTTTGAAAAATGATGACAGGGTCTGGATGACTTGATAAGCATATTCCGCCGGCCTCCTTCCCGGAAAATGAAAATGGCCTGATCGTCCACTTTATATTCTTCTCATCTCTTTCTCATTTGGGCCATTCACTCTCGGATTTGTTACAAGTTGAATCTTGAAAGAATTCACAAATAGAAGAGCAAAAGAAAAATGAGAATGTCTTGGCTTCTCTTCGACCTTTTGTTTTGCTGTATTCCTTTCTTGATCGAGCTGTTATCGCTTCTTATTATTAACGTTGTAGTTTTCGTTtaatttcttttggttaaaattaGTATTGTCCTTTTTTTATGCCAACAGATTTGCACCACCACAACATAGTAAGCAAATGCAAGGCGTCTCAACAATCGAAAAGGGCTCTCTTTAGTTGATCGCTTTCAAAAAGGCAACGAAGAGATTTATACTAAGAACCTTCTTATAGAGAGTTCAAATCTATGCTAATAATGCCCTTATGATTTTAAGTTCAAATTCTATGTTAATGCCCTTATGATTTTAAGTTCAAATTCTATGTTTGCCCCTGATTAACTTTCTGTCTCGCTCTGCCACTGGATTGCAACGCAGCAGATAACCAGGTTAGTATAACGTTGCATTTATGGGAGATTGAAAGGGCTTGTTTGATGAGTTAAATCAGTTCGAAACTGAACAAACCATCAAAAATGTCTTTACCGCAGAGGCTTTCTTTGTGTTGCATGATATATTGGAAGGCTCAAGACATAGAAATTACACTTTTCATCGTGTATCTAGGGACTGTCTTAATGTTGTTGATGTGCTTGCTACACAGGCAAAACTTAGCAATAGGCATGGACAAAAAAACTAGAATCGAAGAATCGAACAGAATCGAACGGAAATACCCAAAATCGGAATTGTATTGAAACTAATGATttctatatatctatatatgaaATAACCGAATCGAACGAAGAACCAAATAGATATCCGAATATACAAAAAcactaattatatatacatataacataaaaaaaaatatatatctagtttaaaaatctattaaaagtatctgaaaaaaattaaagaaacaaattaCTATAAAGTATCCGAAAGTATCAGAAAGTATTCGGATAATcttttttatatgaaatattcagagtaatccaaaatattcaaaattttttatcTTAGTTATCTTAGTTATTCTATATTTTACccaaaatatttgatatttaagtCAAATTACAGAACTAGAACCAGAACTAAATGAGAATCAATTTCAGGATATTTTTGGCTTCTAATTTTActatccgaaccaaaccaaactaaaagtAGACTACCCTATATAGTGTCCAGGTTCTTAGCAAGAAGTAATAAGTTGTAACTTGGTTGTactttagttattaaaaaaaaagttgacaaaaaaaagctGCACAAAATTCTAGATGTTGTCAATATTTCAACTTAAAATAAATTGCACAAGATCCAAAATACAAGAGAAGAGAACCCTATTATTGGGTTTATCAGAGACCATATATCAAACCTTATCCAGCTGGATCTCTTAAATTATTGAACATAAGGATAAACAAACTTAACATAGTTTCTCAAGCAGATTTACTTGAACTGACATTAACAACCTTTATATCTTTGATTAGTTGTCTTGGGGCTCTGCGTCATCCGCCGCTTTCACTGACTTGGACACGTATGTAACCGGTTTTTTTTGGTTCTCATTTACTGTCAAGTTAAATATCTCTGGCCTTGAGTAATGTCCGACCACATCGAAGTATAACTTGGCACGTGCGATATCACCAAGATCTAGATGAGAAAAAGAAACAGGGTTTATAGAAATGATTAAGTAAAAAAAGTTTTCATAAATTATCTGTACTGAAGCCTCTAATTAAGATGAAGATCAAATACCAAGATCAGCAGTGATGAGACCCTCTGATTCAAAGTTTGGTCCGGCGAGTATCTTTCCCAATGGTGAAATAATGACACTACCGCCCTGGGAGACAATAGTGTCTTGGTGTTCACCGTCGTACATGCCGGAGCTTGGGTCGGTGAACAAGTAATCAGCATGGTCAGGGAAATCTTTACGCACAGAGAACTGGCAAGCCGACAATACGAAACATCCACCCTCTATGGCAATGTGCATCATCGACGATTGCCAATTCTTGGTACCGTCAGCAGTAGGTGCACAGTATAATTCAATTCCTGCAGCAGCAGCCCAAAAATTAAACTGTTAAAAGGAACCTTGCATTAAAAGTCAAGAAAGGGCAATGATACTAGGAGTCTTACCTTTCCCGTACAAGGCAGTTCTGAAGAGAGGCATCCTATTTTCCCAGCAAATAGCAGCACCGAGTTTGCCAAGGGGGGTGTCGTAGACAGGGATGGTTGATCCATCCCCGCAACCCCATATGCAACGTTCCAGAGATGTGGGCATGACTTTACGGTGCTTGCCCAAGAAGCGACCTTCGGAACTGAAGAAAAGGGCTGTGCAGTAGAGTGTATACCCATCCTTCTCTATCGCTCCCATCACCAGGTACACTTTGTGTTTCCTTGCCATCTCCGCCAGCTTGTCTACCTCAGGGCCTTTAGATTCATTTCAAAACCAAACACATGTGCAAAAAAGAGTTATTGACAACCCAACCATGTTCTCAGTTTGAACTATATGTCTCACTCCATTTACCACTTTTGCAAATAAAAGCTAACATTTGGTTTACTCATTTTTCACACCATCCACCATTAATTTAATCAGACACttgttccaaaaaaataaatccaatttttttataagcagaaatatactaattatttttatacaataaTTAAAGATCTACCATATCAATTAATACTACTATTAAAAATTCGagattcaaatatttaattttcaggAACGTATCCGTAAGCATATAATACAAGGAACATGATGTAAACTTTGGAAAACTGAAAGAAATTATCATCCAAAGATTGGAACTTTACCGGGAACCGCGATGGCAGAAGCATGATATTTGCGGAAAGAGTCACCACCATCTTCGTTATGAACACCAACCGCTATGCCAAACCTATATCCACGAGGATAGCCACCGATATACCCCTCGGGGAACAGCACCAGCTGCGCTCCATCACTGGCCGCCTGTGCAATAAACTCCCCCGCCTTTTCTGCAAACTCAAGTAAACCATTTTGATATATAATCAGTTTAACAGATCCGCGGTGGGCTTGCAGGACACTCTcggagaaagaagaaaaggtgAGTTACCTATAGTTTTGGGAGTATCATTGTAGACGGTGGAGGCCTGGACGATGGTAGCTCGAACGATGGTAGATGGCATGTCGCTAA is a genomic window containing:
- the LOC108813874 gene encoding uncharacterized protein LOC108813874 gives rise to the protein MSEDKNSKHNRHHRSTLFDSMYPLVALTLALVACVELCDAATVVDVYRLIQYDISGAPFGSRFSSLNHHAASLSFHPGADLSRSVLILPLRDLDLAFLQDYISQKQSLGGLLILLPQMFRPGGNVISETLGLRRLLGQLEKLLIHSNIPFPVYFAFENEETDAMLADVKKNDALGQQATATTGGYKLVISVSEPRKIASPTITNIQGWLPGSRAEGDSNQLPTIAVVASYDTFGAAPALSVGSDSNGSGVVALLEVARLFSTLYSNPKTRGRYNLLFALTSGGPYNYEGTQKWLKSLDQRMRESIDYAICLNSVGSWDNELLVHVSKPPENAYIKQIFEGFSNVAEDLGFQVSLKHKKINISNSRVAWEHEQFSRLRVTAATVSGLSAPPELLESAGSLSDTRQHVNEDAIIKGVKLVAESLARHIYGHQGKDIQIFADNSSLAVNPFYVRSWLDSLSQTPRVAPFLSKNEPLIMALKKELEDYTAEVSIQQESLDGIFTFYDSTKASLNIYQVASVTFDLLLLLVLGSYLIMLFSFLVITTRGLDDLISIFRRPPSRKMKMA
- the LOC108812535 gene encoding protein transport protein SEC24 B, giving the protein MAAPVPPGAQRPNNPQNTAPPNLTPNSLAANMHNMNIHRPPPPMPGSGPRPFGQSPPQPYPQSAAPSYGVQQQPRPSPMSRPGPPPPAMTRPGGPPQPGGVPFGRPSGPPSSQPPFGSRPPGAFPASPAAPSSGARPVGFGSPPPMGPGMSMPGGPVTNGPPPPMMGPGGPGPVTNGPPSMMGHGGPGPVTNGPPMMGPGGFPRGPQFPGGPMMGPPPPYGQPPNAHSLPGGSPLTSPSAHSIPPPATFPGPPYGRPGGFPYGAPPQQHPSTPGTPGAMYGMGPVPNQSMTTVSGPSKVDINQIPRPGTSSGPIMYETRQENQANPPPPTTVDYIARDTGNCSPRYMRCTIHQIPCTVDLLSTSGMQLALIIQPLALSHPSEEPVQVVDFGESGPVRCSRCKGYINPFMKFVDQGRKFICNLCGYTDETPRDYQCNLGPDGKRRDADERPELCRGTVDFVATKEYMVRDPMPAVYFFLIDVSMNAIQTGATAAACSAIQQVLSDLPEGPRTFVGIATFDSTIHFYNLKRALQQPLMLIVPDVQDVYTPLETDVIVQLSECRQHLEILLESIPTMFKESKSPESAFGAAVKAAFLAMKSTGGKLMVFQSVLPSVGIGALSSREADGRANASADEKEAHKLLQPADKTLRTMAIEFAEYQVCVDLFITSQAYVDMASISEIPRTTGGQVYCYYPFSALSDPPKLYNDLRWNITRPQGFEAVMRVRCSQGIQVQEYSGNFCKRIPTDIDLPAIDCDKAVMVTLKHDDKLQDGAECGFQCALLYTTITGERRIRVINLSLPCTSMLSNLFRSADLDSQFACMLKQAANEIPTKAPSLVKEQAISSCISTLSSYRKFCATVTSAGQLILPEALKLLPLYTLALTKGVGLRPDGRIDDRSFWINHVSSLATPLAIPLICPRMIAVHDLDTKDDEETVVPPSIPLTSEQLRDDGVYFLENGDDALIYVGESVNSDILMKLFNVPSAVDIPSQYVLEKFDNQLSKKFNDVVNEIRRQRSSYLRIKLCKRGDPTGMLFLSYMVEDRTAGGPSYMDFLVQVHRQIQGKLN
- the LOC108813168 gene encoding nitrilase 2, producing MSSTEDMSKALKGTTPTFSDMPSTIVRATIVQASTVYNDTPKTIEKAGEFIAQAASDGAQLVLFPEGYIGGYPRGYRFGIAVGVHNEDGGDSFRKYHASAIAVPGPEVDKLAEMARKHKVYLVMGAIEKDGYTLYCTALFFSSEGRFLGKHRKVMPTSLERCIWGCGDGSTIPVYDTPLGKLGAAICWENRMPLFRTALYGKGIELYCAPTADGTKNWQSSMMHIAIEGGCFVLSACQFSVRKDFPDHADYLFTDPSSGMYDGEHQDTIVSQGGSVIISPLGKILAGPNFESEGLITADLDLGDIARAKLYFDVVGHYSRPEIFNLTVNENQKKPVTYVSKSVKAADDAEPQDN